From Pyxicephalus adspersus chromosome 7, UCB_Pads_2.0, whole genome shotgun sequence, a single genomic window includes:
- the LOC140335253 gene encoding uncharacterized protein yields the protein MLTPITCIVVLCLIIVSYVCLKRFKKKWWDNIPSPAKSSIVKRNLIEPKRFIQDRKSAAKHSCGRFFSRPDNALKSKLTLNNAAEQYVVVCSDHKCIFEPKNEVIERCVEIQLKVQNENNADQENKPEHESEDHPVGEDLSIANMFFTILNDSSNVKGDTFRNLNAGSLLGLDLMDSFYKEEKQSSSSNIPGHWKLGYHSSDNSSFSMDEVRIPHFDQFLNSETDRMPYIPSVSFNDDNSYQSKGDSFTNSGYNSFAKAAYNASKINTTKTFCLDNCSKSKSNIYNCQLNPKDILYYNTKCLCSNVSEYRFQPNSGQNILPMHESKSGPTSICQGSAYQSFDQAIQENELELGCQMSVYKSFGQAVQQGDETFVSAVNGYQSFDQAIRKSETSGSTNCLVLDPEYKPNIFINEINRYQSTDHTIQENGPEFGCQTSGYKSFDQALQESDVTSMCELNGYQSFHEAVSESKTSGSTNCIVLESGYKPFENFICQSNDYSDNNDCIDENDQLGDSNCKDITNFKSSQKYKPPSSD from the exons ATGCTTACCCCCATTACCTGCATTGTGGTGTTATGTCTGATTATAGTGAGTTACGTCTGCCTtaaaag ATTCAAGAAAAAATGGTGGGATAATATTCCAAGCCCAGCAAAAAGCTCCATAGTGAAGAGAAACCTGATAGAG CCAAAAAGATTCATTCAAGACAGAAAAAGTGCTGCAAAACATTCTTG tggacgTTTTTTCAGCAGACCTGATAATGCCCTGAAGTCCAAACTTACCCTGAACAATGCTGCTGAACAATATGTTGTTGTTTGTTCAGACCATAAATGTATCTTTGAACCTAAGAATGAAGTTATTGAGAGATGTGTTGAAATACAGctaaaagtacaaaatgaaaacaatgcagATCAAGAAAACAAACCAGAACATGAATCTGAAGATCACCCAGTGGGAGAGGATCTATCTATTGCCAATATGTTTTTTACCATTCTTAATGATTCATCAAACGTAAAAGGAGATACATTTAGAAATCTAAATGCAGGATCATTGCTTGGTCTAGATTTGATGGATAgcttttataaagaagaaaaacaatcatCCAGCTCAAATATCCCAGGGCATTGGAAATTGGGATACCACAGCTCCGATAATTCTTCATTTTCTATGGATGAGGTCAGGATACCACACTTTGACCAATTTCTGAACAGTGAAACGGATCGCATGCCATATATCCCATCAGTCAGTTTTAATGATGACAACTCATATCAAAGCAAAGGGGACTCATTCACAAATTCAGGTTATAACAGCTTTGCCAAAGCAGCATATAACGCAAGCAAGATCAATACAACTAAAACATTTTGCCTTGACAATTGCTCAAAAAGCAAATCTAATATCTATAATTGTCAATTAAATCCAAAAGACATTCTTTACTACAACACAAAATGTCTTTGTTCAAACGTCAGTGAGTACAGATTTCAACCAAACTCTGgacaaaatattttaccaatgcaTGAAAGCAAATCTGGTCCAACTTCCATATGTCAGGGGTCTGCATATCAAAGCTTTGATCAAGCAATCCAAGAAAATGAACTAGAGCTTGGGTGCCAAATGTCTGTATATAAAAGTTTTGGCCAAGCAGTTCAACAAGGTGATGAGACTTTTGTAAGTGCAGTTAATGGATATCAAAGCTTTGATCAAGCAATTCGAAAAAGTGAAACCTCAGGATCAACAAACTGTTTGGTTCTTGACCCCGAATACAAacctaacatttttataaatgaaataaatagataTCAAAGTACTGACCACACAATCCAAGAAAATGGTCCAGAGTTTGGGTGCCAAACTTCTGGATACAAATCTTTTGACCAAGCACTCCAGGAAAGCGATGTCACTTCTATGTGTGAGCTCAATGGATATCAAAGCTTCCATGAAGCAGTTTCAGAAAGTAAAACCTCAGGGTCAACAAATTGTATTGTTCTTGAATCTGGTTACAAACCTTTTGAGAATTTTATATGTCAAAGCAATGATTATTCAGACAACAATGACTGTATTGATGAAAATGATCAATTAGGAGACAGTAATTGTAAGGATATTACAAACTTTAAAAGCAGTCAGAAATATAAACCTCCATCTTCAGACTGA
- the LOC140335255 gene encoding uncharacterized protein isoform X1: MMVGDPSTSPVSIQLTEQKISPRLRMGLKGIKQIHLIWVTLSLIALSRSQNISSINNLGCVNDFLTEIFCSWESVGSNRSCSEDFTLTYTDLEQKEEKCQDLQNEQSGGTVVPNKCICHITVPFFVIADTYLIAVNSHGQPVANTTINISTTFKLRAPSNVRIKFQKEQNCLVQWNTGYEDSFIRKKLTFHVQILFKKNRKLAKEDFLIRLEPQYIFNKRQLERGEEYVVRVRTKPAENKDIEGIWGQWSSEAEWKNDYSLTLQDLQNIIIPITCIVILFSIIGSYFCLNRYKKWWNNIPNPAKSKLAQSKLLQNHPSNSDGKYPAKSSCGRFLSKIVKVHKSKCDQLTQQLNSKDYVNICGGYNYKKVIFEPEVEDIERCVNIYPKKENEKVVLENKQEHSAEDHLMEGDLSIAKMFFDILCDSSGIKVDTFKNINTSTFGGSGWMDSFGKMETQRCNSGVSAYRESGYNSYGSDDSPVDFLLDIDGFNSSYFGHWPDNEEDDTPYTPQDTIHKDFLYQQNDDPLESSGHTSFANALIDKRKDFFIDSFKTFCLDSLPDNTVLCKNNSFRRLLPPKSVLYYNTKHLFSHNKDSFQSIIRPEPEQGSEFTLQCYESKSDPISICPVSGYQSFDQAVKESDPELGCNMSGYKSFDQAVHEGGPDSGCELSGYQSFDQAVQEGGPDSGCQLSGYQSFDQAVHESGPDSGCQLSGYQSFDQAVQEGGPDSGCQVFGYQSFDQAVHEGGPDSGCQLSGYQSFDQAVHEGDENSVCQKTCERQQSESSGSTNFLFDSEYKPSGNLTSQYSAKDTSKNGIQYQLGDSQLQTNTESSKTEKVVNVTDNNNSKTINSQKHDCLLSSLTQFWLGDFVQSTNGKYHPSKHLSDKSIKTLKIAVDTFLDNDMTATHKNVPFTLTFDICEHLKNLENNYGHKVSPNSLIFPCHPNEIQFIQEQLNTNKYLTSPKCPPTKSDNFENLSYFIPLRDLEALGSNQQNKHLLIQQRNEDKDGNSYMKLVLP; the protein is encoded by the exons GTCTCAATACAGCTCACAGAACAGAAGATATCACCAAGGCTTAGGATGGGACTAAAAGGAATCAAACAGATCCACCTCATTTGGGTCACTTTATCACTTATTGCATTAAGCAGAT CTCAGAACATTTCCAGTATTAACAATTTGGGCTGTGTCAATGATTTCCTCACTGAAATATTTTGTTCTTGGGAATCTGTTGGTTCAAACAGAAGTTGCAGTGAAGATTTTACCTTAACCTATACGGACTTAGAACAAAA AGAAGAAAAATGCCAGGACCTGCAAAATGAGCAGTCTGGTGGTACTGTGGTGCCTAATAAATGTATATGCCACATCACTGTTCCTTTTTTTGTGATTGCTGATACCTATTTAATAGCCGTGAATTCCCATGGACAACCAGTGGCCAATACAACCATAAACATTTCAACCACAT TTAAACTGAGAGCTCCATCAAATGTCCGAATTAAGTTTCAAAAGGAACAGAATTGTCTGGTGCAATGGAACACTGGCTATGAGGACTCATTCATTCGAAAAAAGCTGACTTTCCATGTACAGATTCTCTTTAAGAAGAACAGAAAACTG GCAAAGGAAGATTTCCTTATACGACTGGAGCCCCAATACATCTTTAACAAAAGGCAACTGGAACGAGGAGAAGAATATGTAGTCAGGGTCAGAACAAAGCCAGCAGAAAACAAAGATATTGAAGGAATCTGGGGTCAATGGAGCTCGGAAGCTGAGTGGAAAAATG ATTACAGTCTTACCTTGCAGGATCTGCAAAATATCATTATCCCAATTACCTGCATAGTgatattattttcaattattggGAGCTACTTCTGTCTTAACAG ATACAAGAAATGGTGGAATAATATCCCAAACCCTGCAAAGAGCAAGCTTGCCCAGAGCAAACTATTACAG aaTCATCCATCAAATTCAGATGGAAAATATCCTGCAAAATCATCTTG TGGAAGATTTCTAAGCAAAATTGTCAAAGTTCACAAGTCCAAATGTGACCAACTCACCCAGCAACTCAATTCCAAGGACTATGTCAATATCTGTGGAGGTTATAACTATAAGAAAGTTATTTTTGAACCTGAGGTAGAAGATATTGAGAGATGTGTTAATATTTACcccaaaaaggaaaatgaaaaggtGGTTCTAGAAAACAAACAAGAACATAGTGCTGAAGATCACCTAATGGAAGGAGACCTTTCCATTGCAAAGATGTTTTTTGATATACTTTGTGACTCATCAGGAATAAAGGtggacacatttaaaaacattaacacatcAACATTTGGTGGTTCAGGCTGGATGGACAGTTTTGGTAAAATGGAGACCCAACGGTGCAATTCAGGTGTCTCAGCATATCGTGAATCCGGATATAATAGTTATGGCTCTGATGATTCTCCAGTGGATTTTTTATTAGACATAGATGGCTTCAACTCCTCATACTTTGGCCACTGGCCTGATAATGAAGAAGACGATACCCCATACACTCCACAAGATACTATCCATAAAGACTTTTTATACCAGCAAAATGATGACCCTTTAGAAAGCTCTGGCCATACCAGCTTTGCTAATGCCCTGATTGATAAgagaaaggatttttttattgattctttcaaaactttttgtttggACAGTTTACCAGACAATACGGTGCTTTGCAAAAATAACAGTTTCAGAAGGCTTCTGCCCCCAAAAAGTGTTCTATATTAcaacacaaaacatttgttcTCACACAACAAGGACAGTTTTCAATCAATCATAAGACCAGAACCTGAACAGGGTTCGGAATTCACATTACAATGCTATGAAAGCAAAAGTGACCCAATTTCTATCTGTCCTGTCTCTGGATATCAAAGCTTTGATCAAGCTGTCAAAGAAAGTGATCCAGAGCTTGGCTGCAACATGTCTGGATATAAAAGTTTCGACCAAGCAGTTCATGAAGGTGGGCCAGATTCAGGGTGTGAGCTGTCTGGATATCAAAGCTTTGATCAAGCAGTTCAAGAAGGTGGGCCAGATTCTGGGTGTCAGCTGTCTGGATACCAAAGCTTTGACCAAGCAGTTCATGAAAGTGGGCCAGATTCTGGGTGTCAGCTGTCTGGATACCAAAGCTTTGATCAAGCAGTTCAAGAAGGTGGGCCAGATTCTGGATGTCAGGTGTTTGGATATCAAAGCTTTGATCAAGCAGTTCATGAAGGTGGGCCAGATTCTGGGTGTCAGCTGTCTGGATATCAAAGCTTTGACCAAGCAGTTCATGAAGGTGATGAGAATTCAGTATGTCAAAAGACATGCGAGAGACAACAAAGTGAAAGCTCTGGATCAACAAACTTCCTATTTGATTCTGAATATAAACCTTCGGGAAACCTTACTTCCCAATATTCAGCTAAGGACACGTCTAAAAATGGCATACAGTATCAGTTGGGGGATAGTCAACTCCAAACCAATACAGAATCTTCAAAAACTGAGAAGGTTGTTAATGTAACAGATAACAATAACAGCAAAACTATTAACAGCCAAAAACATGATTGTCTTTTATCAAGCTTAACGCAGTTTTGGTTGGGGGACTTTGTACAATCAACAAATGGAAAATACCATCCATCTAAACATTTGTCAGATAAATCCATTAAGACTTTAAAGATAGCAGTGGACACTTTTCTTGACAATGACATGACAGCAACacataaaaatgttccttttacaTTGACTTTTGACATATGTGAACATTTAAAGAACCTGGAAAACAACTATGGGCATAAGGTGTCTCCCAATAGCTTGATATTCCCCTGCCATCCGAATGAAATTCAGTTCATTCAAGAACAGCTCAACACCAACAAATATCTTACTAGCCCAAAATGCCCTCCAACAAAGTCTGACAATTTTGAGAATTTATCGTATTTTATCCCTCTCCGTGATTTAGAGGCCTTGGGTTCAAACCAGCAAAATAAACACCTATTGATACAGCAACGTAATGAAGATAAAGATGGCAACTCATACATGAAGCTGGTTTTACCTTAA
- the LOC140335255 gene encoding uncharacterized protein isoform X2 has translation MGLKGIKQIHLIWVTLSLIALSRSQNISSINNLGCVNDFLTEIFCSWESVGSNRSCSEDFTLTYTDLEQKEEKCQDLQNEQSGGTVVPNKCICHITVPFFVIADTYLIAVNSHGQPVANTTINISTTFKLRAPSNVRIKFQKEQNCLVQWNTGYEDSFIRKKLTFHVQILFKKNRKLAKEDFLIRLEPQYIFNKRQLERGEEYVVRVRTKPAENKDIEGIWGQWSSEAEWKNDYSLTLQDLQNIIIPITCIVILFSIIGSYFCLNRYKKWWNNIPNPAKSKLAQSKLLQNHPSNSDGKYPAKSSCGRFLSKIVKVHKSKCDQLTQQLNSKDYVNICGGYNYKKVIFEPEVEDIERCVNIYPKKENEKVVLENKQEHSAEDHLMEGDLSIAKMFFDILCDSSGIKVDTFKNINTSTFGGSGWMDSFGKMETQRCNSGVSAYRESGYNSYGSDDSPVDFLLDIDGFNSSYFGHWPDNEEDDTPYTPQDTIHKDFLYQQNDDPLESSGHTSFANALIDKRKDFFIDSFKTFCLDSLPDNTVLCKNNSFRRLLPPKSVLYYNTKHLFSHNKDSFQSIIRPEPEQGSEFTLQCYESKSDPISICPVSGYQSFDQAVKESDPELGCNMSGYKSFDQAVHEGGPDSGCELSGYQSFDQAVQEGGPDSGCQLSGYQSFDQAVHESGPDSGCQLSGYQSFDQAVQEGGPDSGCQVFGYQSFDQAVHEGGPDSGCQLSGYQSFDQAVHEGDENSVCQKTCERQQSESSGSTNFLFDSEYKPSGNLTSQYSAKDTSKNGIQYQLGDSQLQTNTESSKTEKVVNVTDNNNSKTINSQKHDCLLSSLTQFWLGDFVQSTNGKYHPSKHLSDKSIKTLKIAVDTFLDNDMTATHKNVPFTLTFDICEHLKNLENNYGHKVSPNSLIFPCHPNEIQFIQEQLNTNKYLTSPKCPPTKSDNFENLSYFIPLRDLEALGSNQQNKHLLIQQRNEDKDGNSYMKLVLP, from the exons ATGGGACTAAAAGGAATCAAACAGATCCACCTCATTTGGGTCACTTTATCACTTATTGCATTAAGCAGAT CTCAGAACATTTCCAGTATTAACAATTTGGGCTGTGTCAATGATTTCCTCACTGAAATATTTTGTTCTTGGGAATCTGTTGGTTCAAACAGAAGTTGCAGTGAAGATTTTACCTTAACCTATACGGACTTAGAACAAAA AGAAGAAAAATGCCAGGACCTGCAAAATGAGCAGTCTGGTGGTACTGTGGTGCCTAATAAATGTATATGCCACATCACTGTTCCTTTTTTTGTGATTGCTGATACCTATTTAATAGCCGTGAATTCCCATGGACAACCAGTGGCCAATACAACCATAAACATTTCAACCACAT TTAAACTGAGAGCTCCATCAAATGTCCGAATTAAGTTTCAAAAGGAACAGAATTGTCTGGTGCAATGGAACACTGGCTATGAGGACTCATTCATTCGAAAAAAGCTGACTTTCCATGTACAGATTCTCTTTAAGAAGAACAGAAAACTG GCAAAGGAAGATTTCCTTATACGACTGGAGCCCCAATACATCTTTAACAAAAGGCAACTGGAACGAGGAGAAGAATATGTAGTCAGGGTCAGAACAAAGCCAGCAGAAAACAAAGATATTGAAGGAATCTGGGGTCAATGGAGCTCGGAAGCTGAGTGGAAAAATG ATTACAGTCTTACCTTGCAGGATCTGCAAAATATCATTATCCCAATTACCTGCATAGTgatattattttcaattattggGAGCTACTTCTGTCTTAACAG ATACAAGAAATGGTGGAATAATATCCCAAACCCTGCAAAGAGCAAGCTTGCCCAGAGCAAACTATTACAG aaTCATCCATCAAATTCAGATGGAAAATATCCTGCAAAATCATCTTG TGGAAGATTTCTAAGCAAAATTGTCAAAGTTCACAAGTCCAAATGTGACCAACTCACCCAGCAACTCAATTCCAAGGACTATGTCAATATCTGTGGAGGTTATAACTATAAGAAAGTTATTTTTGAACCTGAGGTAGAAGATATTGAGAGATGTGTTAATATTTACcccaaaaaggaaaatgaaaaggtGGTTCTAGAAAACAAACAAGAACATAGTGCTGAAGATCACCTAATGGAAGGAGACCTTTCCATTGCAAAGATGTTTTTTGATATACTTTGTGACTCATCAGGAATAAAGGtggacacatttaaaaacattaacacatcAACATTTGGTGGTTCAGGCTGGATGGACAGTTTTGGTAAAATGGAGACCCAACGGTGCAATTCAGGTGTCTCAGCATATCGTGAATCCGGATATAATAGTTATGGCTCTGATGATTCTCCAGTGGATTTTTTATTAGACATAGATGGCTTCAACTCCTCATACTTTGGCCACTGGCCTGATAATGAAGAAGACGATACCCCATACACTCCACAAGATACTATCCATAAAGACTTTTTATACCAGCAAAATGATGACCCTTTAGAAAGCTCTGGCCATACCAGCTTTGCTAATGCCCTGATTGATAAgagaaaggatttttttattgattctttcaaaactttttgtttggACAGTTTACCAGACAATACGGTGCTTTGCAAAAATAACAGTTTCAGAAGGCTTCTGCCCCCAAAAAGTGTTCTATATTAcaacacaaaacatttgttcTCACACAACAAGGACAGTTTTCAATCAATCATAAGACCAGAACCTGAACAGGGTTCGGAATTCACATTACAATGCTATGAAAGCAAAAGTGACCCAATTTCTATCTGTCCTGTCTCTGGATATCAAAGCTTTGATCAAGCTGTCAAAGAAAGTGATCCAGAGCTTGGCTGCAACATGTCTGGATATAAAAGTTTCGACCAAGCAGTTCATGAAGGTGGGCCAGATTCAGGGTGTGAGCTGTCTGGATATCAAAGCTTTGATCAAGCAGTTCAAGAAGGTGGGCCAGATTCTGGGTGTCAGCTGTCTGGATACCAAAGCTTTGACCAAGCAGTTCATGAAAGTGGGCCAGATTCTGGGTGTCAGCTGTCTGGATACCAAAGCTTTGATCAAGCAGTTCAAGAAGGTGGGCCAGATTCTGGATGTCAGGTGTTTGGATATCAAAGCTTTGATCAAGCAGTTCATGAAGGTGGGCCAGATTCTGGGTGTCAGCTGTCTGGATATCAAAGCTTTGACCAAGCAGTTCATGAAGGTGATGAGAATTCAGTATGTCAAAAGACATGCGAGAGACAACAAAGTGAAAGCTCTGGATCAACAAACTTCCTATTTGATTCTGAATATAAACCTTCGGGAAACCTTACTTCCCAATATTCAGCTAAGGACACGTCTAAAAATGGCATACAGTATCAGTTGGGGGATAGTCAACTCCAAACCAATACAGAATCTTCAAAAACTGAGAAGGTTGTTAATGTAACAGATAACAATAACAGCAAAACTATTAACAGCCAAAAACATGATTGTCTTTTATCAAGCTTAACGCAGTTTTGGTTGGGGGACTTTGTACAATCAACAAATGGAAAATACCATCCATCTAAACATTTGTCAGATAAATCCATTAAGACTTTAAAGATAGCAGTGGACACTTTTCTTGACAATGACATGACAGCAACacataaaaatgttccttttacaTTGACTTTTGACATATGTGAACATTTAAAGAACCTGGAAAACAACTATGGGCATAAGGTGTCTCCCAATAGCTTGATATTCCCCTGCCATCCGAATGAAATTCAGTTCATTCAAGAACAGCTCAACACCAACAAATATCTTACTAGCCCAAAATGCCCTCCAACAAAGTCTGACAATTTTGAGAATTTATCGTATTTTATCCCTCTCCGTGATTTAGAGGCCTTGGGTTCAAACCAGCAAAATAAACACCTATTGATACAGCAACGTAATGAAGATAAAGATGGCAACTCATACATGAAGCTGGTTTTACCTTAA